One window of the Doryrhamphus excisus isolate RoL2022-K1 chromosome 10, RoL_Dexc_1.0, whole genome shotgun sequence genome contains the following:
- the LOC131136654 gene encoding ETS translocation variant 2-like isoform X2 produces the protein MLADMETMTYVTEVRLAGGRGFWNVAAPSSCPEVDLEVIEEYLQEHSLEVQPAHGCTSRLTAEMQHADSHHGTGIPGLDNNWCGQYAEEWHCGGNTEYDPTWLCSHPNQWNNGTYSKCIDLDSQCQEYHDAASPSSSSENRPNKDLLLAPMSGKRKERLFQFLFEMLQTPLMRSCIWWVQSSSGTFQFSSQNKEHLAEIWGRRKGNRKTMTYQKMARALRNYSRTGEIQKVKRKLTYRFDEKTLRGLQGDSNAM, from the exons ATGTTGGCAGATATGGAAACG ATGACTTATGTGACGGAAGTCCGGCTCGCTGGCGGACGGGGATTCTGGAACGTAGCGGCACCCTCTTCCTGCCCCGAGGTGGACCTGGAGGTAATTGAGGAATATCTACAGGAACATTCGCTGGAGGTCCAGCCTGCACACGGATGCACGTCACGTCTAACCGCCGAGATGCAACATGCGGACTCCCATCACGGCACCGGGATCCCAGGACTAGACAATAACTGGTGTGGTCAGTATGCCGAGGAATGGCACTGCGGCGGGAATACGGAATATGACCCAACCTGGCTGTGTTCCCATCCGAACCAGTGG AATAACGGCACATATTCCAAATGCATTGACTTGGACTCCCAGTGCCAGGAATACCACGATGCCGCTTCCCCATCCTCTTCTAGTGAAAACCGACCCAACAAGGACTTACTTCTTGCTCCGATGTCAG GAAAACGTAAGGAGCGTTTGTTCCAGTTCCTGTTTGAGATGCTCCAAACCCCGttgatgcgaagctgcatctgGTGGGTCCAGTCCTCCTCGGGCACCTTTCAGTTCTCCTCCCAAAACAAAGAGCACCTGGCGGAGATATGGGGGCGCCGTAAGGGGAACCGTAAGACGATGACGTATCAGAAAATGGCGCGGGCGCTGAGGAATTACTCGCGCACGGGCGAGATCCAGAAGGTGAAAAGGAAACTGACATATCGTTTTGATGAGAAGACGCTAAGAGGCTTACAAGGAGACTCAAACGCAATGTAG
- the LOC131136654 gene encoding transcription factor PU.1-like isoform X1: MLADMETMTYVTEVRLAGGRGFWNVAAPSSCPEVDLEVIEEYLQEHSLEVQPAHGCTSRLTAEMQHADSHHGTGIPGLDNNWCGQYAEEWHCGGNTEYDPTWLCSHPNQWNNGTYSKCIDLDSQCQEYHDAASPSSSSENRPNKDLLLAPMSGTIYDHFAKKNHRNLSVVISSFAGKRKERLFQFLFEMLQTPLMRSCIWWVQSSSGTFQFSSQNKEHLAEIWGRRKGNRKTMTYQKMARALRNYSRTGEIQKVKRKLTYRFDEKTLRGLQGDSNAM; the protein is encoded by the exons ATGTTGGCAGATATGGAAACG ATGACTTATGTGACGGAAGTCCGGCTCGCTGGCGGACGGGGATTCTGGAACGTAGCGGCACCCTCTTCCTGCCCCGAGGTGGACCTGGAGGTAATTGAGGAATATCTACAGGAACATTCGCTGGAGGTCCAGCCTGCACACGGATGCACGTCACGTCTAACCGCCGAGATGCAACATGCGGACTCCCATCACGGCACCGGGATCCCAGGACTAGACAATAACTGGTGTGGTCAGTATGCCGAGGAATGGCACTGCGGCGGGAATACGGAATATGACCCAACCTGGCTGTGTTCCCATCCGAACCAGTGG AATAACGGCACATATTCCAAATGCATTGACTTGGACTCCCAGTGCCAGGAATACCACGATGCCGCTTCCCCATCCTCTTCTAGTGAAAACCGACCCAACAAGGACTTACTTCTTGCTCCGATGTCAGGTACGATTTACGAtcactttgcaaaaaaaaatcaccgtAATTTATCCGTCGTTATTTCCTCTTTCGCAGGAAAACGTAAGGAGCGTTTGTTCCAGTTCCTGTTTGAGATGCTCCAAACCCCGttgatgcgaagctgcatctgGTGGGTCCAGTCCTCCTCGGGCACCTTTCAGTTCTCCTCCCAAAACAAAGAGCACCTGGCGGAGATATGGGGGCGCCGTAAGGGGAACCGTAAGACGATGACGTATCAGAAAATGGCGCGGGCGCTGAGGAATTACTCGCGCACGGGCGAGATCCAGAAGGTGAAAAGGAAACTGACATATCGTTTTGATGAGAAGACGCTAAGAGGCTTACAAGGAGACTCAAACGCAATGTAG